The following are encoded together in the Methanobacterium petrolearium genome:
- a CDS encoding TIGR02253 family HAD-type hydrolase, translating into MIKAVFFDIDDTLYDTSGFAELARKAALRTMIDAGLPLSPHEAYLLLREIIKEKGSNYDKHFNILTKRVFGEENPLLIALGMITYHNVKFALLRLFPDTMSTLIYLKKNNYQLGVISNGLTIKQWEKLIRLGLYHFFDDVVTSQEAESEKPDPKIFQLALDRMGCQANKSVMVGNKFSEDILGAINAGMSAILVNSKLTDAEKEQIKKEKLDVQVVSDIGQVKELL; encoded by the coding sequence ATGATCAAAGCTGTTTTTTTCGATATTGATGATACATTATATGATACTTCTGGTTTTGCTGAGTTGGCCCGTAAAGCAGCTCTAAGAACAATGATAGATGCTGGTTTGCCCTTATCCCCTCATGAGGCCTACTTACTTTTAAGGGAAATTATCAAAGAAAAGGGCTCCAACTACGATAAACACTTCAACATATTAACCAAAAGAGTATTTGGGGAAGAAAACCCACTCCTTATTGCCCTTGGAATGATCACTTACCATAATGTTAAATTTGCTTTATTACGGCTCTTCCCAGACACCATGTCCACCCTAATCTATCTTAAAAAGAACAATTATCAATTAGGGGTTATTTCCAACGGTTTAACCATAAAACAGTGGGAAAAACTCATTCGACTGGGACTTTACCATTTTTTTGATGATGTTGTTACATCCCAGGAAGCAGAATCCGAGAAACCAGACCCCAAAATATTCCAGCTCGCCCTGGATCGAATGGGATGTCAGGCCAATAAATCAGTTATGGTGGGAAACAAATTCAGTGAAGATATACTTGGTGCTATTAATGCCGGAATGTCTGCAATACTGGTTAACTCCAAACTAACTGATGCTGAAAAAGAACAGATTAAAAAAGAAAAACTAGATGTTCAAGTAGTTTCTGACATTGGCCAAGTAAAAGAACTCCTTTAA
- a CDS encoding DNA polymerase domain-containing protein gives MCQLRQEIQEKVDNFLISVNQELPPGMELEFEGFYERGFFVTKKRYALIHDDKIVVKGLELVRRDWAPVAKKTQEKVMMAILKDGSPKKAAKIIKEVIERIKNGEIPLEDLVIHTQLTKNPDKYQQMAPHVLAAKKAIKRGRKVGRGSIIRYVVVKGKSPISQRAEPLEDADVANYDPSYYIDNQVLPAISRIIDSLGYSHDEIVHKEKQSNLDAFFS, from the coding sequence GTGTGCCAGTTGCGTCAAGAAATTCAGGAAAAGGTTGATAATTTTCTCATTTCAGTTAACCAAGAACTACCCCCTGGAATGGAACTGGAGTTTGAGGGGTTTTATGAACGAGGTTTTTTTGTCACCAAAAAAAGGTACGCTCTGATACATGATGATAAGATCGTAGTTAAAGGTTTGGAACTGGTTAGGAGAGATTGGGCTCCTGTAGCAAAAAAAACTCAGGAAAAGGTGATGATGGCAATCTTAAAGGATGGATCGCCTAAAAAAGCCGCTAAGATCATTAAAGAGGTCATTGAACGAATCAAAAATGGTGAGATACCCCTTGAAGATCTGGTAATCCATACTCAACTAACAAAAAACCCAGATAAATACCAACAAATGGCTCCACACGTACTCGCTGCTAAAAAAGCCATCAAAAGAGGTAGAAAAGTGGGTCGTGGCTCCATAATCAGATATGTTGTAGTCAAAGGCAAAAGCCCTATAAGCCAGCGTGCAGAACCCTTAGAAGATGCCGACGTGGCAAACTATGATCCTTCTTACTACATTGACAACCAGGTTCTACCGGCAATTTCCAGGATAATTGACTCTCTTGGTTATTCCCATGATGAAATTGTTCATAAAGAGAAACAGAGCAATTTAGATGCTTTTTTTAGTTAA
- a CDS encoding 30S ribosomal protein S8e, which translates to MAIWQGTAVRKPTGARAKSNRNKRKMEFGREPAETKIGDRRIKNIRTKGGNEKIRLTNEQSINVVDPKTQKVKLAEIISVVENSANSHFVRRNIITKGAVVETSAGKVKVTSRPGQEGIINGVIIAE; encoded by the coding sequence ATGGCAATATGGCAAGGAACAGCCGTGAGAAAACCAACAGGTGCACGGGCTAAAAGTAATCGCAACAAAAGAAAAATGGAATTTGGTAGGGAACCTGCTGAAACCAAAATCGGAGACCGCAGGATTAAAAACATAAGAACCAAAGGTGGCAACGAGAAAATCCGCCTTACCAATGAACAAAGTATCAACGTAGTTGACCCTAAAACACAGAAGGTCAAGTTAGCCGAGATAATCAGTGTGGTAGAAAACAGTGCAAACAGTCACTTTGTAAGGAGAAACATCATCACGAAAGGGGCTGTTGTGGAAACCAGTGCAGGTAAAGTTAAAGTAACCTCTCGACCTGGACAAGAGGGCATTATTAACGGAGTAATTATTGCAGAATAG
- the ercA gene encoding alcohol dehydrogenase-like regulatory protein ErcA has product MNNVLELRKFVAPEFIFGSNASLLVGRYAKNLGARKVLIVTDLNVLDLGLVNPVFDAFRSEGIDYKIYSNTNPNPTVKQVMEGSEVYLNEDCNFIVAVGGGSPMDCAKAIGIASSNNKDVHEFEGVDKVAVPSPPLICIPTTAGSAADVSQFAIITDDRRKLKMAIVSKTVVPDVALIDPKMTLTMDRLITIYTGFDVLSHAIEAYVSNASSPLTDLYALESIRLVASNLVPTTNDLTNIDLRGQMMLSCLYAGLAFSNASLGLVHAMAHSLGGFLDLPHGECNALLLDHVMEFNFEAEVEKYRQIGNALGLELMGLDDDEAKKILINRIRDLKAQTHVNYSLKDVGVSPDDIGELSSKSMNDACIVTNPRRPTQSDVEEIFKNAL; this is encoded by the coding sequence GTGAATAATGTACTGGAATTAAGAAAATTTGTTGCTCCAGAGTTTATCTTTGGGTCAAATGCAAGTTTATTGGTAGGGCGTTATGCTAAAAACTTGGGGGCTCGTAAAGTCTTAATTGTTACTGATCTTAATGTTCTTGATTTAGGATTGGTTAATCCTGTTTTTGATGCTTTTAGAAGTGAAGGGATTGATTATAAAATATATTCTAATACCAATCCAAACCCCACGGTTAAACAGGTTATGGAAGGATCTGAAGTTTATCTTAATGAAGATTGCAATTTTATTGTAGCAGTGGGAGGAGGCAGCCCTATGGATTGTGCTAAAGCCATAGGAATTGCCAGTTCCAACAATAAAGACGTGCATGAATTTGAAGGTGTGGATAAAGTTGCTGTTCCTTCACCACCCCTGATCTGCATACCCACGACCGCAGGAAGTGCGGCGGATGTTTCACAATTTGCCATAATAACAGATGACCGGCGGAAATTGAAGATGGCCATAGTCAGCAAAACTGTGGTGCCTGATGTGGCATTGATTGATCCAAAGATGACCCTTACCATGGACCGGTTAATAACGATATACACTGGCTTTGATGTTTTAAGCCATGCTATTGAGGCATATGTCTCCAATGCCAGTTCTCCCCTCACAGATTTATATGCACTGGAATCCATTCGCCTGGTAGCATCAAATCTTGTTCCCACCACCAATGATCTCACTAACATTGATTTAAGGGGGCAGATGATGTTAAGCTGTTTATATGCTGGTTTGGCGTTTTCCAATGCGAGTCTTGGATTGGTACATGCCATGGCCCATAGTTTAGGCGGGTTTTTGGATTTACCTCATGGAGAATGCAATGCTCTACTACTGGATCATGTGATGGAATTCAACTTTGAAGCAGAAGTAGAAAAATACAGACAAATTGGCAACGCACTGGGATTAGAACTTATGGGGCTGGATGATGACGAGGCCAAAAAAATTCTTATTAACAGAATAAGGGATCTGAAGGCTCAAACTCATGTGAATTATTCCCTTAAAGATGTGGGAGTTAGCCCGGATGATATTGGTGAACTTTCAAGTAAATCCATGAATGATGCCTGTATTGTTACCAATCCCAGAAGACCAACACAGAGTGATGTAGAGGAGATATTTAAAAATGCGCTGTGA
- a CDS encoding sensor histidine kinase — MRCDPDDNWDSIREKIIGLGEQSSRKSYYPQLQQRLSELERFRALLDETNDAIFLSDVPSHRFADFNNSACEQLGYSPQEMMKMSVENIIAPDEIQKMKDLISNLIEGKHLKNRKTIETVLLRQDNSLITVEINISLVRFSDDFYMVMVARDISERKEFENALKSSLEEKEVLIREIHHRVKNNMQIISSLLNLQKHHVKDKEAADVLLESQNRVRSMAMIHEKLYKTQNFSQINFTDYIKNLIDDIFHSYNVNPAQIQREIILDEVMMGLETAIPCGLIISELVTNTIKYAFPNHMTGKFRIKLYSVDDLYHLIVADDGVGIPPHINFDETETLGLLLVNTLVRQLDGTVELTCNNGTEFKILFRELEYPERI, encoded by the coding sequence ATGCGCTGTGATCCTGATGATAACTGGGATTCTATTCGTGAGAAAATAATTGGGTTAGGAGAACAATCCAGTAGAAAAAGCTATTACCCACAATTACAGCAACGTCTTTCAGAATTAGAGCGGTTTCGAGCATTATTGGATGAAACCAATGATGCTATATTTCTTTCAGACGTTCCTTCACATAGATTTGCTGATTTTAACAATTCTGCCTGTGAACAACTGGGATATTCCCCCCAGGAAATGATGAAAATGTCTGTGGAGAATATCATTGCTCCTGACGAAATCCAGAAAATGAAGGATCTTATCAGTAATTTGATTGAGGGAAAACATCTAAAAAATCGTAAAACCATTGAAACAGTACTGCTTAGACAGGATAACTCCCTGATCACTGTGGAAATAAATATTAGTTTGGTGCGGTTTAGTGATGATTTTTATATGGTAATGGTGGCTCGTGATATTAGCGAGCGCAAAGAGTTTGAAAATGCACTCAAATCTTCCCTTGAAGAAAAGGAAGTTTTAATTCGTGAAATTCATCACAGGGTTAAAAATAACATGCAGATTATCTCCAGTTTATTGAACCTGCAAAAACATCATGTAAAAGATAAAGAAGCCGCAGATGTCCTTTTAGAAAGCCAGAATAGGGTTCGATCTATGGCTATGATCCATGAAAAACTCTACAAAACCCAGAACTTCTCACAGATAAATTTCACAGACTACATCAAAAACCTGATAGATGATATCTTCCATTCTTATAATGTAAATCCTGCCCAGATTCAAAGGGAAATTATTTTAGATGAAGTGATGATGGGTTTGGAAACAGCCATTCCATGCGGCCTTATAATAAGTGAACTGGTAACTAACACCATCAAATATGCCTTCCCTAACCATATGACGGGGAAGTTTAGAATAAAACTTTATTCAGTTGATGATTTATATCATCTCATTGTTGCTGATGATGGTGTAGGCATACCCCCTCACATTAACTTTGATGAAACAGAAACCCTAGGGTTACTGCTGGTTAACACTTTGGTGAGGCAGTTAGACGGCACAGTTGAGTTAACTTGCAACAATGGAACTGAATTTAAAATTCTTTTCCGAGAGTTAGAGTACCCAGAGAGAATTTAA
- the hypE gene encoding hydrogenase expression/formation protein HypE yields the protein MKIGMSHGAGGEIMQSLISDMILGNIKNTKVNGGVGLEELDDGATIPLGENEIVISTDSHTIDPLFFPGGDIGRIAMAGTVNDVSMMGARPLAIANAMIISEGFSGEELERIIKSMDEVCQETGVAIVTGDTKVMENDKLDKMIICTTGIGVAPKDAITPDSGLEVGDKIIISGSVGDHGISLMSFREGFGFDTDLKSDVAPVWGIVEAALSIGGVHAMKDPTRGGIANALNEMASKAGLGMFLDEEKIPVKREVNAASEMLGIDPFEVANEGKVIMSVDPQKADEILEVIRKTKYGTDAQIIGEVTQDKHVILETMMGGKRILEAPIADPVPRVC from the coding sequence ATGAAAATCGGAATGTCACATGGGGCTGGCGGAGAGATAATGCAGAGCCTCATCTCGGATATGATACTAGGCAATATCAAAAACACGAAAGTCAATGGAGGAGTGGGACTGGAAGAACTGGATGATGGTGCTACCATCCCCCTGGGTGAAAACGAAATTGTAATCAGTACTGACAGTCATACTATTGACCCATTATTCTTTCCAGGAGGAGATATTGGCAGAATAGCAATGGCAGGTACTGTGAATGATGTTTCCATGATGGGTGCTCGTCCCCTGGCCATAGCAAACGCCATGATCATAAGTGAAGGATTCAGTGGAGAAGAACTGGAACGCATAATCAAATCAATGGATGAAGTGTGCCAGGAAACAGGAGTAGCCATTGTAACTGGAGATACCAAGGTAATGGAGAATGATAAATTAGATAAAATGATCATCTGCACCACTGGAATTGGTGTTGCTCCTAAAGATGCCATCACCCCTGATTCTGGACTGGAAGTAGGGGATAAAATCATTATCTCAGGAAGTGTGGGAGATCATGGTATTTCTTTAATGTCCTTCCGGGAAGGCTTTGGATTTGACACGGATCTTAAATCAGATGTGGCCCCAGTATGGGGTATTGTGGAGGCAGCACTGTCTATTGGAGGAGTGCATGCTATGAAGGACCCTACACGTGGAGGGATAGCCAATGCCCTTAATGAAATGGCCTCCAAGGCAGGTCTGGGCATGTTCCTTGATGAAGAGAAAATACCAGTTAAAAGGGAAGTTAATGCTGCATCAGAAATGCTGGGAATCGATCCCTTTGAAGTGGCCAATGAAGGTAAAGTTATCATGAGCGTGGATCCACAGAAGGCTGATGAAATTTTGGAAGTCATCCGCAAAACCAAGTACGGAACAGATGCTCAGATAATTGGTGAAGTAACTCAAGATAAACACGTGATTCTGGAGACCATGATGGGTGGTAAGAGGATACTGGAAGCACCCATAGCAGATCCAGTTCCCAGAGTATGTTAA
- a CDS encoding RDD family protein, producing the protein MQEFWGRRLVALIVDAIFITLFLWVLTAIIYPVVALLAIYPIFNFWLIMLGVIILIYFTLMEGKWSTTLGKGLVNLKVRSIEGTMTYKQAFLRNISKFLWIPLVVDVIIGFATAADGEKGRYLDKVAKTRVVLKEVKTEQLKEQINPN; encoded by the coding sequence ATGCAGGAATTTTGGGGTAGGAGACTGGTGGCTTTAATAGTTGATGCAATTTTCATCACTCTTTTTTTATGGGTTTTAACAGCAATAATTTACCCAGTAGTTGCATTGCTTGCCATTTACCCAATTTTTAATTTCTGGCTTATCATGCTGGGAGTAATTATCCTGATATACTTCACCCTAATGGAAGGAAAATGGTCCACAACTCTGGGTAAGGGTTTGGTGAACTTGAAGGTACGATCCATTGAGGGGACTATGACCTATAAACAGGCATTCCTCCGTAATATCTCCAAGTTCCTCTGGATTCCCCTGGTAGTGGATGTAATAATAGGATTTGCCACGGCTGCTGATGGGGAAAAAGGCCGATATCTGGACAAAGTTGCCAAAACTAGAGTGGTACTTAAGGAAGTAAAAACAGAGCAACTAAAAGAGCAGATTAATCCAAATTAA
- a CDS encoding DUF5654 family protein, translating to MKKQAEEVKGQVLQTIATLLTTAFGLIAALAWNDAIKALILELVPQQDGTTGLFIYAIIITVIAVVATILIGRAIAKPAVQEVRIVE from the coding sequence GTGAAAAAACAGGCAGAAGAGGTTAAAGGACAGGTACTTCAGACCATTGCAACTCTATTAACCACCGCGTTTGGATTAATTGCAGCATTAGCATGGAATGATGCTATAAAAGCACTTATTCTGGAGTTAGTTCCACAACAAGATGGCACAACCGGTTTATTCATATATGCAATTATCATTACCGTAATTGCCGTGGTTGCAACCATCTTAATCGGCCGAGCCATAGCCAAACCCGCTGTTCAGGAAGTTAGAATAGTTGAATAG